One window of Oncorhynchus masou masou isolate Uvic2021 chromosome 28, UVic_Omas_1.1, whole genome shotgun sequence genomic DNA carries:
- the LOC135518161 gene encoding microtubule-associated protein 1B-like: MATLVESADIETLSSSSNVMASPMSASLSHRFDDNKFYLLVVIGEIVTEDHLKCAIADIEKGIRSWDTNLIDCNLDQELKLFVSRHSARFSADVRGQRILHHKSSVLETVVLINPSDEAVSTEVCQMISDTARNKLLVLSGQSFENTGALILQSGSFSFFNFIDIFTDQEIGELLSTIRPANKASLTLYCPEQGDWKNSNLDKHNLQDFINMKLNSPLILPEMEGLSEFTEYLSESVEIPSPFDMLEPPTSGGFLKLSKPCCYIFPGGHGDSALFAVNGFNMLINGGSDRKSCFWKLVRHLDRVDSILLTHIGDDNLPGINSMLQRKMAELEEEQSQGSQATGDWLKNLISPDIGVVFLNTPDNLGNPAEPNFRVRRNIEEAAHTLHYLSKLNLRPEPLQRPVGNTIEPIILFQKMGVGKLEMYVLNPSKNSKELQHFMKQWTGSEKDKATVILPNGNESELPISYMTSISSLIVWHPSNPSEKIVRVLFPGNASQYHILEGLEKLKHLDFLKQPVVTQKELSSNLAPALKQAKLKHKTDSKESLKSVSRPSPSKSFKKESKEEAPEKAKTDAESAQEKTNKFEKKDKPLVKKEKAKAPEKEVKVKAEPTTETPEKKKAEMKPKALKEKIIKKEPRKSVEKKNDEKEVKKEVVKKDDKLTSKKEETPKTEQKQETPKKEQKVKKDILKKDRDFRRDSPMKVRKEENKEQKKDIKKPSKDLKNTPSALGEGKKLAAKPKPLKKDDTTKKDFGSPSKSKAKPKVTKKDLKATDAKSAVAGAAAVTAGVVATATCAAEVLETDRAMMSSPEDLTKDFEELKEEEIFQEEEPVVIHREDLMHSKESPEAAESLDEGITTTEHEGESGETPEEQEHKGKLSGSGSERFEDEGTGLDYEEKGETEEVHEPMRREMDNHKHADDSEDEDSEDEDAEPDQCGKDLNRNEGEVQKWGLSVTPPPKTSEPLSPSASIHDETLPAGSDDEAASDDENRDEAYTATSGHTQSTIEISSVPTPMDEMSTPRDIMSDETTNDETEDSPSQDFARFGGTMLGDLERKRLSPLHDGPESDHSKSDATEGRGYNASASTISPPSSLEEDKEEGFKSDKFGLDSASSILTTTSPLIRSPSAPKGTFDSYLSGFAAPIELCTTLSGSSKVAAGSSTSPDDKTLEGTTSPHSSGHTPYFQSPVDEKAGSVAPANDHGPVIVEVTSDKEDSNRVSPMDDPIPDHTSTVEKVLSPIKSPPPVVEGKLHFDLDHMSTMHLSQDEKKNGASDSTSFSSTNPFAGFKEESKMSISEATTSDKSGSPVDEAVAEDTFSHIASASTASLATSSFPEPMTDDVSPALHGEAGSPQSTEVEDSLSVSVVQTPTPFQEAEVSPKGESPRPMSISPDISPKTAKLRTPVQEPKSPEHSTMSFGQESPDHSLALDFSKQSPEHPSAGSLRATENGPTEVDYSPSEGNDLRSSEQYRPTVDKPMLFKDNDSGRATSASPSDASQSTPSTTTPCQMREMSPGLAQQMDKSPATPKGSSPSSPSYSCFTQKTDMPLGAETNPFKCGGDSKSPVSPKVPSPSYIPLSFNHSDYKKCAVGSKDPDSSQKSPSPGSRTDVDLCLVTSCEYRHPKTELSPSFINPSPLEYFMNEENPLEEEKPLAKSGGGPPPPGSKLHAKQCEETPPTSISESAPSQTDSDVPPGTEECPSITADANIDSEDDSETLPTDRTLTYRHADPPPVAPRDSAPSPAHPDVTMVDPEADKPPADDNNQTKDKDSKAEGAEKAKKKKLTKTKSSSPVRKTGLSKVKDSKAMASPKKSVGEGKDAKNATNSSASRGVKSATSGSGSGKAATAIPIPNCPPMYMDLVYIPNHCSAKNVDAEFFKRVRSSYYVASGNDQTAQEPSKAVLNSLLEGKATWGNNMQVTLIPTHDSEVMREWYQETHEKQQDLNIMVLASSSTVVMQDESFPACKIEL; encoded by the exons GGATTCGCTCATGGGACACCAACCTCATTGACTGTAACCTGGATCAGGAACTAAAGCTCTTTGTCTCCAGACATTCAGCCCGTTTCTCTGCAGATGTACGAG GGCAGAGAATTCTCCACCACAAAAGCAGCGTTCTCGAGACAGTAGTGCTTATCAACCCCTCAGATGAAGCTGTCAGCACTGAG GTTTGTCAGATGATCTCAGACACAGCCAGAAACAAGCTGCTGGTGCTTTCAGGACAAAGCTTTGAAAACACAGGAGCACTGATTTTGCAGTCTggctccttctctttcttcaaCTTCATAGATATATTCACAGACCAAGAG ATTGGTGAATTACTTAGCACTATTCGCCCAGCAAACAAGGCAAGCCTAACCCTCTATTGCCCtgagcaaggtgactggaaaaACTCAAACTTGGACAAACACAACCTACAAGACTTCATCAACATGAAGCTCAATTCACCACTGATACTCCCAGAGATGGAAGGTCTCTCAGAGTTCACAGAATACCTGTCGGAGTCAGTAGAAATCCCATCGCCATTTGACATGCTGGAGCCTCCGACCTCTGGTGGTTTCCTGAAGCTCTCAAAACCATGCTGCTACATTTTCCCCGGCGGCCACGGCGATTCTGCCCTCTTTGCGGTGAATGGGTTCAACATGCTCATCAACGGGGGCTCCGACCGCAAGTCCTGTTTCTGGAAGCTGGTGAGACACCTAGACCGGGTAGACTCCATCCTCCTGACCCACATCGGGGACGACAACTTGCCAGGCATCAACAGTATGCTTCAGAGGAAAATGGCTGAGCTGGAGGAAGAGCAGTCACAGGGTTCCCAAGCTACTGGCGACTGGTTGAAGAACCTCATATCCCCAGACATTGGGGTTGTGTTCTTGAACACCCCTGATAATCTGGGGAACCCTGCTGAACCCAACTTCAGGGTGAGGAGGAACATTGAAGAGGCAGCACACACACTCCATTACCTGAGCAAGTTGAATCTGAGGCCCGAGCCTTTGCAGAGGCCGGTCGGGAACACTATCGAACCCATCATTCTGTTTCAGAAGATGGGCGTGGGGAAGCTTGAGATGTATGTGCTGAACCCGTCAAAGAACAGCAAGGAGCTGCAACATTTTATGAAGCAGTGGACAGGCAGCGAGAAAGACAAAGCCACTGTTATTCTGCCCAATGGAAACGAATCTGAGCTCCCAATTTCTTATATGACCTCAATCTCTTCCTTGATTGTGTGGCACCCATCAAACCCTTCAGAGAAGATAGTACGTGTCCTGTTTCCAGGCAATGCCTCTCAGTATCACATTCTTGAAGGTTTGGAAAAACTAAAACACTTGGACTTCTTGAAGCAGCCAGTTGTCACCCAGAAGGAGCTATCTTCTAACTTGGCACCAGCTCTAAAGCAAGCAAAGCTGAAACATAAAACTGACAGCAAGGAGAGTTTGAAGTCAGTCTCTAGGCCATCACCAAGCAAAAGTTTCAAAAAGGAGTCGAAGGAGGAGGCTCCAGAGAAGGCAAAGACAGATGCAGAATCGGCTCAAGAAAAGACTAACAAATTTGAGAAAAAAGACAAACCTTTAGTGAAAAAAGAAAAAGCGAAGGCACCGGAAAAAGAAGTGAAGGTGAAAGCAGAGCCAACTACCGAAACTCCAGAAAAGAAGAAGGCTGAAATGAAACCAAAAGCTCTTAAGGAGAAGATTATCAAAAAAGAACCCAGGAAGTCTGTAGAAAAGAAAAATGATGAAAAGGAGGTAAAGAAAGAAGTTGTGAAGAAAGATGATAAGCTAACATCTAAAAAGGAAGAAACACCCAAAACAGAACAGAAGCAAGAAACACCCAAAAAGGAACAGAAGGTGAAGAAAGACATTTTAAAGAAAGACAGAGATTTCAGGAGGGATTCCCCCATGAAGGTGAGGAAGGAAGAGAATAAGGAGCAAAAGAAAGACATAAAGAAGCCATCCAAGGATTTAAAAAATACTCCTTCTGCTTTAGGCGAAGGGAAAAAACTTGCAGCAAAACCAAAACCTCTGAAAAAAGATGACACTACAAAGAAAGACTTTGGAAGCCCTTCCAAGTCCAAGGCAAAACCGAAAGTCACCAAGAAGGACCTCAAGGCCACAGATGCTAAATCTGCTGTTGCAGGAGCTGCAGCTGTCACAGCAGGAGTGGTAGCCACTGCCACTTGTGCTGCAGAGGTCCTTGAGACAGATAGAGCCATGATGTCTTCTCCAGAGGACCTCACTAAGGACTTTGAAGAGCTCAAAGAAGAGGAGATTTTTCAGGAAGAAGAGCCAGTGGTGATCCACAGAGAGGATCTCATGCACTCTAAGGAGTCCCCTGAAGCAGCAGAGTCTCTGGATGAGGGGATCACAACCACTGAGCATGAAGGAGAAAGCGGGGAGACTCCAGAGGAACAAGAGCATAAAGGGAAGTTGAGCGGCAGCGGCAGTGAGAGGTTTGAAGATGAAGGAACTGGGCTCGATTatgaagagaagggagagacagaagaggtTCATGAGCCAATGAGAAGGGAAATGGACAACCATAAACATGCTgatgacagtgaagatgaggacTCTGAGGACGAGGATGCAGAGCCAGACCAATGTGGAAAAGATCTTAACAGAAATGAAGGAGAAGTACAGAAGTGGGGCCTGTCGGTGACACCCCCTCCCAAAACTTCTGagcctctctctccgtctgcaTCTATTCATGATGAGACCCTTCCAGCTGGCTCTGATGACGAAGCAGCCTCAGATGATGAGAACCGTGACGAGGCATACACTGCTACATCTGGCCACACCCAGTCAACTATTGAGATCTCCAGTGTGCCAACTCCAATGGACGAAATGTCTACTCCAAGGGACATTATGAGTGACGAGACTACAAACGATGAGACAGAGGATTCTCCCTCTCAGGACTTTGCCAGGTTTGGAGGAACAATGTTAGGAGACCTTGAGAGGAAGCGGCTGTCTCCACTACACGATGGCCCAGAGTCAGACCATTCAAAGAGCGATGCCACCGAAGGCAGGGGCTACAACGCTTCTGCATCCACAATATCTCCACCATCGTCACTGGAAGAGGACAAAGAGGAAGGGTTCAAGTCTGACAAATTTGGTCTTGATTCAGCAAGCTCTATACTCACCACTACTTCACCTCTCATCCGCTCCCCTTCAGCTCCTAAAGGAACCTTTGACTCATATTTATCTGGATTCGCGGCACCAATTGAACTGTGCACAACACTTTCAGGATCATCAAAGGTAGCAGCTGGGTCTTCTACTAGCCCAGATGACAAGACATTGGAAGGTACCACCTCACCTCATTCCTCTGGTCACACCCCTTACTTTCAGTCTCCCGTGGATGAGAAGGCTGGCTCTGTAGCACCTGCAAATGACCATGGGCCTGTAATTGTAGAAGTTACAAGTGATAAAGAAGATTCCAACAGGGTCAGCCCCATGGACGACCCAATTCCTGACCACACCTCGACTGTAGAGAAGGTGCTGTCCCCAATCAAGAGCCCGCCGCCTGTAGTAGAAGGAAAGTTACACTTTGATTTAGATCATATGTCAACAATGCACTTGAGTCAAGATGAGAAGAAAAACGGGGCTAGTGACAGTACCTCATTCTCATCCACAAACCCATTCGCAGGTTTCAAAGAGGAGAGTAAAATGTCGATCTCGGAGGCAACCACGTCTGATAAATCGGGTAGCCCTGTAGATGAGGCTGTAGCAGAGGACACTTTTTCACACATCGCCTCGGCTTCCACTGCCTCACTGGCCACCAGCTCATTCCCAGAGCCTATGACAGATGACGTTTCCCCTGCTCTCCATGGTGAAGCCGGTTCCCCTCAATCAACAGAGGTGGAGGACTCCTTATCTGTCTCTGTGGTTCAGACTCCAACCCCTTTTCAGGAGGCAGAGGTCTCACCTAAAGGGGAGAGCCCCAGGCCCATGTCAATATCTCCAGACATTTCACCAAAGACAGCCAAATTAAGGACACCAGTGCAGGAGCCTAAATCcccagagcattccaccatgtcATTTGGCCAGGAGTCCCCTGATCACTCATTAGCCCTCGATTTCAGCAAACAGTCTCCAGAGCACCCTTCTGCGGGCAGCCTACGCGCCACAGAGAACGGACCAACAGAGGTGGACTACAGCCCCTCAGAGGGGAATGATCTGAGATCCTCCGAGCAGTACAGACCCACTGTAGACAAGCCTATGCTTTTCAAAGACAATGACTCAGGTCGCGCCACTTCTGCGTCCCCATCAGATGCATCTCAGTCCACCCCCTCGACAACTACGCCTTGTCAGATGAGGGAAATGTCACCGGGCTTAGCCCAGCAGATGGACAAATCCCCTGCCACCCCGAAAgggtcttccccctcttccccctcctatTCTTGCTTCACCCAGAAAACAGATATGCCCCTAGGAGCAGAGACTAATCCCTTCAAATGTGGTGGAGATTCCAaatcccctgtcagccccaaggttCCCTCCCCATCCTACATACCACTCTCTTTCAACCACTCCGACTATAAGAAGTGTGCAGTTGGTTCCAAGGACCCAGACTCCTCCCAGAAGAGCCCCTCTCCTGGGTCTAGGACAGATGTTGACCTTTGCCTTGTGACCTCTTGTGAGTACCGCCACCCTAAGACAGAGCTGTCCCCATCCTTCATCAACCCCAGTCCTTTGGAGTACTTCATGAATGAGGAGAACCCTCTGGAGGAGGAAAAGCCTCTGGCTAAGTCAGGCGGAGGACCTCCACCCCCTGGTAGTAAACTCCACGCTAAGCAATGTGAAGAGACCCCACCAACCTCCATCAGTGAATCCGCCCCATCCCAGACGGATTCGGATGTTCCCCCTGGGACAGAGGAGTGTCCTTCTATTACTGCGGACGCAAACATAGACTCTGAGGATGATTCTGAGACACTACCTACAGACAGGACCCTGACTTACAGACATGCTGATCCTCCTCCCGTGGCTCCCAGGGACTCTGCTCCGTCTCCAGCCCACCCAGATGTCACCATGGTGGATCCGGAGGCCGACAAGCCCCCCGCTGACGACAACAACCAGACTAAGGACAAGGACTCAAAGGCAGAGGGAGCTGAGAAAGCTAAGAAGAAGAAACTCACCAAGACCAAGTCCTCCTCACCAGTCAGAAAGACTGGCCTTTCAAAAGTAAAGGATTCAAAAGCAATGGCCTCTCCTAAGAAAAGTGTAGGAGAAGGGAAAGATGCCAAAAATGCAACCAATAGCTCTGCATCCAGGGGTGTGAAAAGTGCCACATCAG GTTCAGGTAGTGGAAAGGCAGCAACTGCAATACCCATACCCAACTGCCCTCCCATGTACATGGATTTGGTTTACATCCCAAACCACTGCAGCGCCAAGAATGTGGATGCAGAGTTCTTCAAACGGGTTAGGTCATCCTACTATGTAGCAAGTGGCAATGACCAGACAGCCCAGGAGCCCAGCAAAGCTGTCCTGAACTCACTGCTGGAGGGCAAAGCCACGTGGGGAAACAACATGcag GTGACCCTGATCCCAACTCATGACTCAGAGGTGATGAGGGAGTGGTACCAGGAGACTCATGAGAAGCAGCAGGACCTGAACATCATGGTGCTGGCCTCCAGCTCCACCGTGGTCATGCAGGATGAGTCCTTCCCCGCCTGCAAGATAGAGCTGTGA